One window of the Streptomyces sp. ITFR-21 genome contains the following:
- a CDS encoding tetratricopeptide repeat protein, giving the protein MFAHVLTGTGGVGKTQLAADHARATWQNGNLDVLLWVTANTRSAVVAGYAQAGVELCSADPTDPEQAARTFLAWLVPKAGARPCRWLIALDDVADPGDLNGLWPPSSPSGQTVVTTRRRDAALTGGGRRRVEVGLFTEAEAVTYLTTSLTAHGRHEHSDQLLGLARDLGLLPLALSQGAAYLVDSGEEVAAYRTLLAGRATALTDTAPDLLPDEQTLPLATAWSLSVDRADALRPAGLAGPMLRLAAVLDPNGIPEAVLTSQPALAHLTRHRAHAHARHARPPVGDPGPVSPRDAARALRALHRLSLVDHTPAVPHRAVRVHQLVQRATRGTLTPDQHSRLILTAAEALASVWPAVERDTALAQALRANAAALMRAAADDEILYRPVPHPMLLRMGISLGESGQFAAAHDHFERMATTARRQLGADHPATLTTRNHLAQWAGVSGAVASAIAALEQLLADRQRVQGPNHADTLTTRSHLAYWRWEAGDAAGAVTAIAELIADCERVLGPDHPDTLTARSHLVLWGGLMGDAAGAATAFAELLGDCVRVLGPDHPYTLAARQYLAQWRGAAGDPVGAADASEQVLADCERVLGPEHFYTLTARSHLAYWQGEAGDADRSATAFAELIADVERVLGPEYLYALGTRGYLAYWRRGTSHISGALERVCANHQRALGPSHPDTLTARKNRAALRGLVGDAAGAATAFAELAADCERVLGPDHPDTLTVRSHLACLARS; this is encoded by the coding sequence GTGTTCGCCCATGTACTGACCGGGACGGGCGGGGTGGGCAAGACACAACTCGCCGCCGACCACGCCCGAGCCACCTGGCAAAACGGCAACCTGGACGTGCTGCTCTGGGTCACCGCGAACACTCGCTCGGCGGTGGTGGCCGGGTACGCGCAAGCAGGCGTCGAACTGTGCTCGGCCGACCCCACGGATCCCGAGCAGGCAGCGCGGACCTTTCTGGCCTGGCTGGTCCCGAAGGCAGGGGCGCGCCCCTGCCGGTGGCTGATCGCCCTGGACGACGTCGCGGACCCCGGCGACCTCAACGGCCTGTGGCCGCCCTCCAGCCCGAGCGGCCAGACCGTCGTCACCACCCGCCGCCGTGACGCAGCCCTGACCGGAGGGGGCCGCCGCCGCGTGGAAGTCGGCCTGTTCACGGAGGCCGAGGCCGTCACCTATCTCACCACGTCGCTGACCGCCCATGGCCGCCACGAGCATTCGGATCAACTCCTCGGCCTGGCCCGCGACCTCGGCCTTCTGCCCCTGGCCCTCTCCCAGGGCGCCGCCTATCTCGTCGACTCCGGTGAGGAGGTGGCCGCTTACCGGACTCTGCTGGCCGGCCGTGCGACCGCACTGACCGACACCGCCCCCGACCTGCTTCCCGACGAGCAGACCCTTCCCCTCGCCACCGCCTGGTCCCTGTCCGTCGACCGCGCTGACGCACTCCGACCCGCCGGCCTGGCCGGTCCCATGCTCCGTCTGGCCGCCGTGCTCGACCCCAACGGCATCCCCGAGGCCGTTTTGACCAGTCAGCCCGCCCTCGCCCACCTGACCCGGCACCGGGCCCACGCCCACGCCCGACACGCTCGACCTCCGGTCGGCGATCCAGGACCGGTCTCCCCCCGGGACGCGGCGCGTGCCCTGCGCGCCCTGCACCGGCTCAGCCTCGTCGATCACACGCCGGCCGTGCCCCACCGGGCGGTACGCGTCCACCAGCTCGTCCAACGAGCCACCCGCGGCACCCTCACCCCCGATCAGCACAGCCGGCTGATCCTCACCGCCGCCGAGGCACTCGCCTCCGTCTGGCCCGCCGTCGAACGCGACACCGCCCTGGCCCAGGCCCTGCGCGCCAACGCCGCCGCCCTGATGCGTGCCGCCGCGGATGACGAGATCCTGTACCGGCCCGTCCCCCACCCGATGCTGCTCCGCATGGGCATCAGCCTCGGCGAGAGCGGTCAGTTCGCCGCCGCACACGACCACTTCGAGCGGATGGCCACGACCGCCCGTCGCCAATTGGGCGCGGACCACCCCGCGACCCTCACCACACGCAACCACCTTGCGCAATGGGCCGGGGTGTCGGGGGCCGTGGCCAGTGCGATCGCCGCGCTCGAGCAGCTACTGGCCGACCGTCAGCGGGTACAGGGCCCAAACCACGCCGACACCCTCACTACCCGCAGCCACCTCGCCTACTGGCGGTGGGAGGCCGGCGACGCGGCCGGCGCGGTGACGGCGATCGCCGAACTGATCGCCGACTGCGAACGGGTATTGGGCCCCGACCACCCCGACACTCTGACCGCCCGCAGCCACCTCGTGCTGTGGGGCGGGCTGATGGGGGATGCGGCTGGCGCGGCAACGGCGTTCGCCGAACTGCTCGGCGACTGCGTACGGGTACTGGGACCGGACCACCCCTATACCCTGGCCGCCCGCCAGTACCTCGCTCAGTGGCGGGGGGCGGCGGGAGATCCGGTCGGCGCGGCCGACGCGAGTGAGCAGGTCCTGGCCGACTGCGAGCGCGTACTGGGACCGGAGCACTTCTATACCCTGACCGCCCGCAGCCACCTCGCCTACTGGCAGGGAGAGGCCGGCGATGCCGACCGCTCGGCAACGGCGTTCGCCGAACTGATCGCCGACGTCGAGCGCGTACTGGGCCCGGAATACCTCTACGCCCTGGGCACCCGCGGCTATCTCGCCTACTGGCGGCGCGGAACCTCCCATATCAGCGGAGCGCTCGAACGGGTATGCGCCAATCATCAACGGGCATTGGGCCCGAGCCACCCCGACACCCTGACCGCCCGTAAGAACCGCGCCGCATTGCGCGGGCTGGTCGGCGACGCGGCCGGCGCGGCAACGGCATTCGCCGAACTGGCCGCCGACTGCGAACGGGTACTGGGCCCCGACCACCCCGACACTCTGACCGTCCGAAGCCACCTCGCCTGCCTGGCACGATCGTGA
- the mptB gene encoding polyprenol phosphomannose-dependent alpha 1,6 mannosyltransferase MptB yields MRPSAHATWWSPCGGGRRPWRSARPCSAGTVYGYVAQGAMAARGWDVYADGPSRLPGPLTAGVDRLWRDTPAPYGPVFVWLAAHVVRVTGEHVLPGVMGMRMLAVGGFALVAWAVRRLAVMAEVCKSNALWLAVLNPLTPVHLVGGAHNDAVMLGLMASGLVIARRGWLALWGRRDHAGPARQSAGRPRAALPDLRAERRPHRAAPPGGRRRYATPRCDAPTSWALTGT; encoded by the coding sequence ATTCGGCCGTCAGCCCACGCGACATGGTGGTCACCCTGTGGTGGTGGGCGGCGCCCCTGGCGCTCGGCACGCCCATGTTCAGCCGGGACCGTCTACGGCTACGTCGCCCAGGGCGCGATGGCCGCCCGCGGCTGGGACGTCTACGCCGACGGGCCCTCGCGGCTGCCCGGACCGCTCACGGCGGGGGTGGACCGGCTGTGGCGGGACACCCCGGCGCCGTACGGCCCGGTGTTCGTGTGGCTGGCCGCGCACGTGGTCCGGGTGACCGGGGAGCACGTGCTCCCCGGGGTGATGGGCATGCGGATGCTGGCGGTCGGCGGCTTCGCCCTGGTGGCGTGGGCGGTACGGCGGCTGGCGGTGATGGCCGAGGTGTGCAAGAGCAACGCCCTGTGGCTGGCCGTGCTCAACCCGCTGACGCCGGTGCACCTGGTGGGCGGCGCGCACAACGACGCGGTGATGCTCGGGCTGATGGCGTCCGGCCTGGTGATCGCGCGCCGGGGGTGGCTGGCCCTGTGGGGCCGTCGTGATCACGCTGGCCCTGCTCGTCAAAGTGCCGGCCGGCCGCGCGCTGCTCTTCCTGATCTTCGAGCGGAACGCCGGCCGCACCGTGCTGCTCCGCCGGGCGGCCGTCGGCGGTACGCAACTCCACGGTGTGACGCGCCCACGTCATGGGCGCTCACCGGGACCTAA
- a CDS encoding DUF6344 domain-containing protein: MNAAVEARTFWSALLGVLLKCIAALGFTTPAARRTARGPVALPAATTATDVRLPRIPAPRGCEPVRRRRERTLPPTMKQRIRAEAHGSSPSARSVRHGDPAEQTGTALALADAAAHPGAASSGGRAAAVGAGPGDKRPFVSIPRPNTPRPDGFDAGTAAGPARGAGNRVVGPRTGAATAPAAPSARRPRTVPAAPSARRPRTAPTPRPRTASPAHSALAGR, translated from the coding sequence ATGAACGCTGCTGTAGAGGCCAGGACGTTCTGGAGCGCGCTGCTCGGCGTGCTCCTCAAGTGCATCGCCGCGCTGGGGTTCACCACTCCGGCCGCCCGCAGGACCGCGCGGGGGCCCGTCGCCCTCCCGGCCGCCACCACCGCGACGGACGTGCGGCTGCCGAGGATTCCGGCGCCGCGCGGATGCGAGCCGGTCCGCCGGAGGAGGGAGCGCACGCTCCCGCCCACCATGAAGCAGCGGATCCGCGCCGAGGCCCACGGCTCGTCACCGAGCGCCCGCAGCGTGCGGCACGGGGACCCGGCGGAGCAGACCGGCACGGCGCTCGCGCTGGCCGACGCCGCCGCGCACCCGGGCGCCGCGTCGAGTGGGGGCCGGGCCGCCGCGGTGGGCGCCGGGCCGGGCGACAAGCGCCCCTTCGTGTCGATCCCGCGGCCGAACACCCCCCGGCCGGACGGGTTCGACGCCGGCACGGCCGCCGGTCCTGCTCGCGGCGCCGGGAACCGGGTCGTCGGACCGCGCACCGGCGCCGCCACCGCCCCGGCCGCTCCTTCCGCTCGGCGCCCGCGCACCGTCCCGGCCGCTCCTTCCGCTCGGCGCCCGCGCACCGCCCCGACCCCGCGCCCGCGCACCGCGTCGCCCGCGCACTCCGCCCTTGCAGGCCGCTGA